A genomic region of Trichothermofontia sichuanensis B231 contains the following coding sequences:
- a CDS encoding tetratricopeptide repeat protein yields MPRALGGKEGNMNFPAHYQYEGNTVNFSGGERRSALRLLQQLQGTESIAHIEAEHRRGEAERSLRQGMEQQQVRQFTEALTHFKQALSLYQSLEDIGGVLKALGGMSSASYGLKHYEDAVRYAQQRLELAGHVQDIRSESQALGLLGNAFRHLGQMEQAIAYQERALMLARKLQDKRAEAAALNNLGLVYKAQGDLEKATLYQQQSLEIAQEAKDHHVAKQVLRNLGNTYHALGDYNRTIAYNAERLKIAQASGDERTEAQILRNLENACYSVNDYPQVVAYAKRRQEIARKLGDRRMEEQAWGSMGVAYDAMGQYAEAITCYEQRLLLARELKDRRVEKQALGSLQVNCYAIGDYAKAAQYQQDSA; encoded by the coding sequence ATGCCAAGAGCCTTGGGAGGCAAAGAGGGCAATATGAATTTCCCGGCTCATTACCAATATGAAGGCAATACGGTCAACTTCTCTGGCGGGGAGCGGCGCTCAGCTTTGCGCCTGCTGCAACAGTTACAGGGAACTGAATCGATCGCCCATATTGAAGCAGAGCATCGCCGAGGTGAGGCCGAACGCTCCCTACGGCAGGGGATGGAGCAACAACAAGTTCGCCAGTTTACCGAGGCCCTTACCCACTTCAAACAAGCACTGTCTCTGTACCAAAGTCTGGAGGACATTGGCGGGGTACTTAAGGCGCTAGGGGGGATGAGTAGTGCCAGCTATGGCCTGAAGCATTATGAAGATGCGGTGCGGTATGCCCAACAACGGCTGGAGTTGGCGGGCCATGTGCAGGATATTCGGAGTGAGAGTCAGGCCCTCGGACTCTTGGGAAATGCATTTCGGCACCTTGGCCAGATGGAGCAGGCGATCGCCTATCAGGAAAGGGCGCTGATGTTGGCTCGCAAGCTCCAGGACAAGCGGGCCGAGGCGGCAGCTTTGAATAACCTGGGTCTGGTCTATAAGGCCCAAGGGGATCTGGAGAAGGCAACGCTGTATCAGCAGCAAAGTCTAGAGATCGCCCAGGAGGCCAAAGACCATCATGTGGCCAAGCAGGTGTTGCGTAATCTGGGAAACACCTATCATGCCCTAGGGGATTACAATCGCACGATCGCCTACAATGCTGAACGGCTCAAAATTGCCCAGGCCAGCGGTGATGAGCGCACGGAGGCTCAAATCCTACGGAACCTGGAGAATGCCTGCTATTCAGTGAATGACTATCCCCAGGTGGTGGCCTATGCCAAACGGCGTCAGGAGATTGCCCGCAAGCTGGGGGATCGCCGCATGGAGGAGCAAGCCTGGGGCAGTATGGGGGTGGCCTACGATGCGATGGGCCAATATGCAGAGGCGATTACCTGCTATGAGCAGCGGCTTTTGTTAGCACGGGAGTTAAAGGATCGGCGCGTGGAGAAGCAAGCGTTGGGTAGTCTCCAGGTGAATTGCTATGCGATCGGAGATTATGCCAAGGCGGCTCAGTATCAGCAGGATAGTGCCTGA
- the ftsH4 gene encoding ATP-dependent zinc metalloprotease FtsH4: MAIRDNTKGPPRFRLSNLLLLLASVFFIGNLLLPLILGPQIPQVPYSLFIDQVNDGKVERVFVAQNQIRYQLKAEDGKPGQVLSTTPIFDLELPQRLESKGVEFAAAPPPQNRWFTTLLGWVVPPLIFVAIFQFFASRQQGGPQGALSFTRSKARVYVDSEATKVTFSDVAGADEAKAELSEIVDFLKAPQRFTAIGARIPKGVLLVGPPGTGKTLLARAVAGEAGVPFFSISGSEFVELFVGAGAARVRDLFEQAKKNAPCIIFIDELDAIGKSRAAGAFFSGNDEREQTLNQLLTEMDGFAAGDATVIVLAATNRPETLDPALLRPGRFDRQVLVDRPDLSGREAILKIYAQKVKLADNVNLHELAARTPGFAGADLANLVNEAALLAARNHREAVTQADFAEAIERVVAGLEKKSRVLNEREKTIVAYHEVGHALVGALMPGGSKVTKISIVPRGMAALGYTLQLPTEDRFLLDESELRGQIATLLGGRSAEEIVFGSITTGAANDLQRATDLAERMVTTYGMSKVLGPLAYEKGQQNAFLGDGGMINPRRMVSDDTAQAIDAEVKEIVETAHQQALNILKHNRDLLEKIARRILETEVIEGEELQTLLAEAKSPEAAAPVPVMA, encoded by the coding sequence ATGGCGATTCGAGACAATACGAAAGGTCCCCCGCGTTTTCGGCTGAGCAACCTTCTGCTGTTGCTGGCCAGCGTGTTCTTCATCGGCAATCTCCTGTTACCCCTGATTTTAGGACCCCAGATCCCGCAGGTGCCCTACAGCCTGTTTATTGATCAGGTGAATGATGGCAAGGTAGAGCGGGTGTTCGTTGCCCAAAATCAGATCCGCTACCAACTCAAAGCCGAAGACGGTAAACCGGGCCAGGTCCTCAGTACCACCCCAATTTTTGACCTGGAACTACCGCAGCGTCTGGAAAGCAAGGGGGTTGAATTTGCGGCTGCCCCACCTCCCCAAAATCGCTGGTTTACCACCCTCCTGGGGTGGGTTGTGCCACCGTTAATTTTCGTTGCGATCTTCCAGTTTTTTGCGTCACGGCAACAGGGTGGTCCCCAGGGGGCGCTGTCCTTCACCCGCAGTAAAGCCAGGGTCTATGTGGATAGTGAAGCTACCAAAGTAACCTTTAGCGATGTGGCGGGTGCGGATGAGGCTAAGGCTGAGTTATCGGAGATTGTCGATTTTCTCAAAGCCCCGCAACGGTTTACCGCGATCGGTGCCCGGATTCCCAAGGGTGTCCTCCTTGTTGGCCCGCCGGGGACAGGGAAAACGCTACTTGCACGGGCAGTAGCTGGTGAAGCCGGGGTTCCCTTCTTCAGTATCTCTGGCTCCGAATTTGTGGAACTGTTTGTCGGGGCTGGGGCTGCCCGCGTACGGGATCTCTTTGAACAGGCCAAGAAAAACGCCCCTTGTATCATCTTCATCGATGAGCTAGACGCGATCGGCAAATCCCGCGCTGCAGGAGCCTTCTTCAGTGGCAATGATGAGCGGGAACAGACCCTCAACCAACTGCTCACGGAAATGGACGGCTTTGCGGCTGGGGATGCGACCGTGATTGTCTTGGCTGCTACCAACCGTCCCGAAACCCTGGACCCAGCCCTGTTGCGTCCCGGTCGGTTCGATCGCCAGGTCCTTGTTGATCGTCCTGATCTCTCTGGTCGGGAAGCCATTCTCAAGATCTATGCCCAGAAGGTGAAGTTGGCGGACAATGTGAACTTGCACGAACTGGCCGCCCGGACACCGGGCTTTGCGGGGGCAGACCTAGCCAACCTGGTGAACGAAGCGGCCCTGCTGGCAGCCCGTAACCATCGCGAAGCCGTCACCCAGGCGGACTTTGCCGAAGCGATCGAGCGGGTAGTTGCGGGTCTGGAGAAAAAGAGCCGGGTCCTCAACGAACGGGAAAAGACGATTGTGGCCTACCACGAAGTGGGCCATGCTTTGGTCGGTGCCTTGATGCCGGGGGGGAGCAAAGTGACCAAGATCTCGATCGTTCCCCGGGGGATGGCGGCCCTCGGCTATACCCTGCAACTACCCACAGAAGATCGCTTTCTGCTGGATGAAAGTGAACTCCGGGGCCAGATTGCCACCCTTTTGGGGGGACGTTCTGCCGAGGAAATTGTCTTTGGCAGCATCACGACCGGAGCCGCTAATGACTTGCAGCGGGCCACCGATCTGGCCGAACGCATGGTGACTACCTACGGCATGAGCAAGGTCTTGGGACCCTTAGCCTACGAAAAGGGCCAGCAGAATGCCTTCCTGGGGGATGGCGGCATGATCAATCCTCGCCGCATGGTGAGCGATGATACGGCCCAGGCGATCGATGCCGAAGTTAAGGAAATCGTCGAAACGGCCCATCAACAAGCCCTCAATATCCTCAAGCACAATCGCGACCTGCTAGAAAAAATTGCCCGGCGGATCCTCGAAACCGAGGTTATCGAAGGCGAGGAGTTACAAACTCTTCTGGCGGAAGCCAAGTCCCCGGAAGCGGCTGCACCCGTCCCGGTCATGGCCTAG
- the ychF gene encoding redox-regulated ATPase YchF, translating into MLRAGIVGLPNVGKSTLFNALVANAKAQAANFPFCTIEPNVGVVAVPDERLAVLAELSHSEQIVPTRIEFVDIAGLVKGASQGEGLGNQFLAHIRQVDAIVQVVRCFEDDDIIHVSGSVDPVRDIEIVNLELALADLAQIERRMERTRKQARTSKEAQFELTVLEKLSAALNAGTSVRQVPLSEEETVVIRPLDLLTAKPLIYAANVAEDELATGNVLVEQVRAIADQEKAKVVVISAQVEAELVELPPEERTDYLAALGVKEGGLQSLIRATYDLLGLRTYLTTGPKETRAWTIRAGMLAPQAAGVIHSDFEKGFIRAETIAYADLVKAGSMQAAREQGLVRSEGKEYVVQEGDVLLFRFNI; encoded by the coding sequence ATGTTAAGAGCTGGAATCGTCGGACTACCCAATGTGGGTAAATCCACCCTCTTCAATGCCCTCGTCGCCAATGCTAAGGCCCAAGCGGCAAACTTCCCCTTTTGCACTATCGAACCGAATGTGGGCGTTGTAGCGGTCCCGGATGAACGTCTAGCCGTCTTGGCTGAATTGTCCCACTCGGAACAGATCGTACCGACCCGGATTGAGTTTGTCGATATCGCAGGACTGGTCAAAGGGGCTAGCCAAGGGGAGGGTCTGGGCAACCAGTTCCTTGCCCATATTCGTCAGGTGGATGCGATTGTCCAGGTTGTGCGTTGCTTTGAAGATGACGACATCATTCATGTGTCGGGATCGGTCGATCCCGTCCGTGATATTGAAATAGTTAACCTGGAACTAGCCCTGGCGGACCTGGCCCAGATTGAGCGGCGTATGGAGCGCACCCGCAAGCAAGCCCGTACCAGTAAAGAGGCCCAATTTGAACTTACGGTGCTTGAAAAGCTCAGCGCGGCCCTGAATGCTGGCACCTCTGTGCGACAAGTCCCCCTCTCTGAAGAGGAAACCGTTGTCATTCGCCCGCTGGATCTGCTGACCGCCAAACCCCTGATCTATGCGGCTAATGTGGCAGAAGACGAATTGGCAACCGGAAATGTTTTGGTTGAACAGGTGCGGGCGATCGCGGATCAGGAAAAGGCTAAAGTTGTCGTCATTTCCGCTCAGGTTGAAGCTGAGTTAGTCGAATTACCCCCAGAAGAACGGACGGATTATCTAGCAGCCCTCGGTGTTAAGGAAGGGGGCCTCCAATCCCTGATCCGTGCGACCTATGACCTTCTCGGTTTACGCACCTATTTAACAACGGGTCCCAAGGAAACCCGCGCCTGGACCATCCGCGCCGGGATGCTCGCCCCCCAAGCTGCCGGAGTGATCCACTCAGATTTTGAAAAAGGCTTTATCCGGGCTGAAACCATTGCCTACGCTGATCTCGTCAAGGCCGGCTCTATGCAGGCTGCCCGCGAACAGGGATTAGTTCGCAGTGAGGGCAAAGAATATGTTGTGCAGGAAGGGGATGTGTTATTGTTCCGATTTAATATTTAG
- the rimO gene encoding 30S ribosomal protein S12 methylthiotransferase RimO: MVTKPTIAITHLGCEKNRIDSEHMLGLLVQAGYPVDSDEEQADYVVVNTCSFIAAAREESVRTLVELAEANKKIVITGCMAQHFQEILLEEIPEAVAVVGTGDYHKIVEVIERAEAGERVKEITTEPTYLADELTPRYRTTTEGVAYLRVAEGCDYRCAFCIIPHLRGNQRSRSIESIVAEAERLAAEGVQELILISQITTNYGLDLYGKPRLADLLRALGRVDIPWIRMHYAYPTGLTPDVLAAMQATANVLPYLDLPLQHSHPEILRAMNRPWQGRVNDEIIDRLKTALPGATLRTTFIVGFPGETEAHFEHLLNFVQRHEFDHVGVFTFSAEEGTPAYDLPNPVPQSVMDERREALMQVQQPISLRHNQAQVGQVVDVLIEQENPATGELIGRSARFAPEVDGLVYLQGSARLGTIIPAKITHADVYDLYGEVP, translated from the coding sequence ATGGTTACTAAGCCCACGATCGCCATTACCCACCTTGGCTGCGAGAAAAACCGCATTGATAGCGAACACATGCTCGGCTTGCTGGTGCAAGCGGGTTACCCCGTCGATAGCGATGAGGAGCAGGCGGATTACGTGGTGGTCAATACCTGTAGCTTTATTGCAGCCGCCCGTGAAGAGTCGGTGCGGACGCTGGTGGAACTGGCGGAGGCTAATAAGAAGATTGTGATTACCGGCTGTATGGCCCAGCATTTCCAGGAAATCTTGCTGGAGGAGATCCCAGAGGCCGTGGCCGTGGTCGGTACCGGTGACTACCACAAGATTGTCGAGGTAATCGAACGGGCGGAAGCCGGAGAGCGAGTCAAGGAAATTACCACCGAACCCACCTACCTTGCCGATGAGTTGACGCCCCGCTATCGCACGACAACGGAAGGGGTGGCTTACCTGCGAGTAGCGGAGGGCTGTGATTACCGGTGCGCCTTTTGCATTATTCCCCACCTGCGCGGGAATCAGCGATCGCGCTCCATTGAATCGATCGTCGCAGAGGCTGAACGTCTTGCGGCAGAGGGCGTACAGGAATTAATTTTGATTTCACAAATTACCACAAACTACGGTTTAGATCTCTACGGCAAACCGCGCTTGGCGGATCTGCTGCGTGCCCTTGGACGGGTGGACATTCCCTGGATTCGGATGCATTATGCCTATCCCACGGGCCTCACCCCCGATGTGCTGGCAGCCATGCAAGCAACTGCCAATGTGTTGCCTTATTTGGATCTACCCCTACAACACTCCCATCCAGAGATCCTGCGGGCAATGAATCGTCCCTGGCAAGGTCGGGTGAATGATGAGATTATCGATCGCCTTAAAACAGCGCTGCCCGGTGCCACCCTCCGCACGACCTTTATCGTGGGGTTTCCGGGGGAAACCGAAGCCCATTTTGAGCACTTACTCAACTTTGTCCAGCGTCATGAATTTGATCATGTAGGCGTCTTTACCTTTTCCGCAGAGGAAGGTACCCCTGCTTACGATTTGCCCAATCCTGTGCCTCAATCTGTCATGGATGAGCGGCGTGAAGCTCTGATGCAAGTCCAGCAGCCGATTTCCTTGCGCCATAACCAGGCCCAAGTGGGTCAGGTCGTGGATGTTCTCATTGAGCAGGAAAATCCAGCGACCGGCGAATTAATCGGGCGATCGGCTCGCTTTGCCCCAGAGGTAGACGGTCTGGTATACCTGCAAGGGAGTGCCCGGTTAGGTACAATTATCCCGGCGAAAATTACCCATGCCGATGTTTACGACCTCTACGGAGAAGTGCCTTAA
- a CDS encoding DUF1796 family putative cysteine peptidase produces the protein MYRFHVRAFTQPGETIALVGSLPIVGQWDPRQCIRLQTSPDRYPLWWVDLALDDCGETDATAACRLEYKYLRLGVDGRITWETLGVNRWVPLEASPLPSAIVVEDGWWDVLPSSPYGYFAEPVAPPPVPRCPESLKIVVIGSSVALGCSAWLLRGWAWHLGQALQKRYGHHLVNVSEVGANVGTTIARFPQVVRPEAPDLVIIALSLGNEGLASSPPAHYRSIQRRFENGLQQLIKMTRECGAQPILGGVYPNGDYSPGHYAVLRDTQQRILSWGVPVLDWLAAVDDGQGRWQPGLSFDAAHPNTTGHRRMYDAIDLSLFELTKSALRHTVIHPTEASLIYQDDWGFQVGLNKAENSLRMINPTSYDYLIAPSWQTLQTAIQSAQLAAGLYLLEAPIAGTSPFLLVQEDSRIGTTVTIPAATHLTFYPVFHFFTPQCAKILFYDGHLGILKMSDRRLCVINTSDHAYNLQPMWSEVRSALKAMSPGVYEDPIQPDHPFRTLMVGPEGLESRVKVAAQSAFFLDYQCPLTERKRVAILPLGDRCAVRMLLYKLEYDGPAFPFDLTRTTNLADVADIIQNDFYDMWNPHYLSYNHEARRIYHTKWSGLSFAHEVEDSDDPVNNMFPVYERMRVRYTARSQRFLYALKHCDEALFVRTGICDRGTVIDLMHKLENKCQGKPFRLLIISPQSSDEFSHLTNVLHYNYEFNPDRMYEDIGYWLHCTGVMRHILHSLGISSKNLFWCPPSPAQEVK, from the coding sequence ATGTATCGGTTTCATGTCCGCGCCTTTACCCAGCCTGGTGAGACGATTGCTCTAGTCGGATCGCTGCCGATTGTGGGTCAATGGGATCCAAGGCAATGCATTCGGCTCCAAACCAGCCCCGATCGCTATCCCCTCTGGTGGGTTGATCTGGCTCTGGATGACTGCGGCGAGACCGACGCCACTGCCGCCTGCCGCCTGGAATATAAATACCTGCGGCTCGGTGTAGACGGGCGAATTACCTGGGAAACTCTTGGGGTTAACCGTTGGGTGCCCTTGGAAGCATCCCCACTCCCCAGTGCGATCGTGGTGGAAGATGGTTGGTGGGATGTCCTGCCCTCGTCTCCCTATGGGTACTTTGCTGAACCGGTGGCTCCCCCGCCAGTTCCTCGCTGTCCGGAGAGCCTCAAGATTGTGGTCATTGGCAGTTCCGTCGCCCTCGGCTGTAGTGCCTGGTTGTTGCGCGGTTGGGCTTGGCATTTAGGGCAGGCGTTACAGAAACGCTATGGCCATCATCTGGTTAATGTGTCTGAGGTCGGGGCCAACGTCGGGACCACGATCGCGCGGTTTCCCCAAGTCGTGCGGCCCGAAGCGCCGGATCTGGTGATTATTGCCCTCTCTTTGGGCAATGAGGGCTTAGCTAGCAGTCCTCCCGCCCACTATCGCTCCATCCAACGACGCTTTGAAAATGGCCTTCAGCAACTCATCAAAATGACGCGGGAATGTGGGGCACAGCCGATCCTGGGTGGGGTTTATCCCAATGGGGACTATTCGCCCGGTCATTACGCAGTTCTGCGCGATACTCAACAACGGATCTTAAGCTGGGGTGTCCCAGTCTTAGATTGGTTGGCTGCTGTAGATGATGGCCAAGGGCGATGGCAACCGGGCTTATCCTTTGATGCGGCCCATCCCAATACCACCGGGCATCGGCGTATGTATGACGCGATCGACCTTTCCCTATTTGAACTGACCAAATCAGCGTTACGACATACTGTTATCCACCCGACGGAAGCAAGCCTGATTTATCAAGATGACTGGGGGTTTCAGGTCGGTCTGAATAAAGCTGAAAATAGCCTGCGAATGATTAACCCAACCAGCTACGACTATCTGATTGCGCCCAGTTGGCAGACACTACAAACTGCCATCCAATCGGCACAACTGGCAGCGGGCCTCTACCTGCTGGAGGCCCCGATCGCCGGTACCTCACCCTTTCTGCTAGTACAAGAGGATAGCCGGATTGGCACGACTGTGACGATTCCAGCAGCGACACACCTGACCTTTTATCCCGTCTTTCATTTCTTCACGCCCCAATGTGCCAAAATTCTCTTTTATGATGGGCACCTAGGGATCTTGAAGATGAGCGATCGTCGCCTGTGCGTCATTAATACGTCAGATCACGCGTACAACCTCCAACCCATGTGGTCAGAAGTGCGATCTGCATTGAAGGCGATGTCTCCCGGTGTCTATGAAGATCCCATCCAGCCGGACCACCCCTTCCGCACCTTGATGGTCGGGCCAGAGGGCTTAGAAAGTCGTGTGAAAGTTGCAGCTCAATCCGCCTTCTTTTTGGACTATCAATGCCCACTCACAGAGCGCAAGCGAGTGGCTATTTTGCCTTTAGGTGATCGGTGTGCAGTACGCATGTTATTGTACAAACTGGAGTATGACGGTCCGGCCTTTCCTTTTGACCTGACACGCACAACAAATTTGGCCGATGTTGCCGATATTATTCAGAACGATTTCTACGATATGTGGAATCCCCACTACCTATCTTATAATCATGAAGCGCGGCGTATTTATCACACAAAGTGGTCAGGATTATCGTTTGCTCATGAAGTTGAAGACAGCGATGATCCTGTGAATAATATGTTCCCTGTCTATGAACGGATGCGGGTTCGTTACACAGCACGATCGCAACGATTTTTATATGCCCTCAAACACTGTGATGAAGCCCTATTTGTACGCACGGGAATCTGCGATCGGGGAACAGTCATCGATCTAATGCATAAACTGGAAAATAAGTGTCAGGGTAAACCTTTTCGCCTATTGATCATTTCACCCCAGTCTTCGGACGAGTTTAGCCATCTGACTAATGTTTTGCATTACAACTACGAGTTTAACCCCGATCGGATGTACGAGGACATCGGGTATTGGTTGCATTGCACCGGCGTGATGCGACATATCCTCCATTCTCTGGGTATTTCCAGTAAAAATCTCTTCTGGTGTCCCCCTTCTCCTGCTCAAGAGGTCAAATAA
- a CDS encoding WecB/TagA/CpsF family glycosyltransferase, producing the protein MADEAGCGSRFRFILGSRVDATNYDAACDLIQRWAEARQSRYVIAANVHVVMTAYWQPAFQQIVNQAALVTPDGMPLVWALRLLGVVDAVRVYGPDLMLAWCDRAARSGVPLYLYGGTPTMLEKLSHQLTGQFPGLAIVGCYAPPFRPLTPAEEAADAARILASGARVVLVGLGCPKQEQWMARQQEQLPLVMIGVGAAFSFHSGEVSQAPRWMMAWGLEWLYRLLVEPRRLWRRYLINNPVFVVLLGWQLLQYWLMGKRSN; encoded by the coding sequence ATGGCGGATGAGGCTGGCTGCGGTTCCAGATTTAGATTCATTCTGGGCAGTCGGGTCGATGCTACGAATTATGATGCGGCCTGCGATCTGATTCAGCGATGGGCTGAGGCGCGTCAATCCCGTTATGTGATTGCGGCCAACGTACATGTGGTGATGACGGCTTATTGGCAACCTGCTTTCCAGCAGATCGTGAATCAAGCAGCCCTAGTGACCCCTGATGGTATGCCACTGGTTTGGGCATTACGGTTGCTGGGAGTGGTTGATGCGGTCAGGGTGTATGGACCTGATTTGATGTTAGCTTGGTGTGATCGGGCCGCGCGATCGGGGGTACCGCTCTATCTGTATGGGGGAACACCGACGATGTTGGAGAAGTTAAGTCATCAGTTAACAGGGCAATTTCCAGGGTTGGCGATCGTCGGCTGTTATGCCCCACCCTTTCGCCCGTTAACCCCGGCGGAGGAAGCAGCGGATGCAGCGCGGATTTTGGCCAGTGGGGCTAGGGTGGTCTTGGTAGGATTGGGTTGTCCCAAGCAGGAGCAATGGATGGCGCGACAGCAGGAGCAACTCCCCCTGGTGATGATTGGAGTGGGAGCTGCGTTTAGCTTCCATAGTGGCGAGGTGTCCCAGGCCCCCCGCTGGATGATGGCATGGGGTTTAGAATGGCTATACCGCTTGCTGGTGGAACCTCGTCGTTTGTGGCGGCGCTACTTGATTAATAATCCCGTATTTGTGGTGCTACTGGGTTGGCAATTGCTCCAATATTGGCTGATGGGTAAGCGCTCAAACTAA
- a CDS encoding bifunctional serine/threonine-protein kinase/formylglycine-generating enzyme family protein, producing the protein MGYCLNPDCHQPNAPDQARFCSHCGARLLLADRYRAVAPIGQGGFGRTFRAVDEHKPSRPPCVIKQLYLEHPTAAGFQKAVQLFEQEAHRLELLGTHPQIPALLAYFTQEGHSYLIQEFIAGQTLTQRQQQQGVFTEPQVRSLLHSLLPVLQFVHAHQVIHRDIKPDNIIWREVEGTGPSGWGSLSSSPARSPRPDLVLVDFGASGLARSTPRTGTKIYSLGYSAPEQESGKACFASDLYSLGVTCITLLTGCTNPLDLYSYSDATWIWQEALQGNPVSDRLAHLLNRLIAKPINQRYPTVEAVLQDLVHPAVALSLSQANSRAKSPSTASLTVPHRGRHPNRIGGQPHSGGQSHGAYPPAASPNGVQPQVGTYQWLECSQFEVVTVDHQGQIVDRRQHQARYFREPLAAGVDLEMVEIPGGRFLMGATVTTSSENAALPRHWVTVPSFFMGRFPITQAQWKALMPNNPAWFRQADHPVEEVSWWEAVEFCQRLSAKTGRLYRLPSEAEWEYACRAGTTTPFHFGEQITTKLANCCGAFSYDPELRGQCCTQTTPVGSYPPNAFGLYDMHGNVSEWCQDTWHPSYEGAPTQGEAWIDKSVEHPYRVLRGGAWNAYARQCRSSSRNRNIETFRGNFVGFRVVCS; encoded by the coding sequence ATGGGCTACTGTCTCAATCCTGACTGCCACCAACCCAACGCTCCGGATCAGGCCCGCTTTTGTAGTCATTGTGGTGCCCGTTTGCTGTTGGCCGATCGTTACCGGGCGGTAGCCCCGATTGGGCAAGGAGGATTTGGGCGCACCTTTCGGGCGGTGGATGAACATAAGCCCTCCCGTCCCCCCTGTGTCATCAAGCAGCTTTATCTCGAACATCCCACAGCCGCTGGTTTCCAGAAGGCGGTGCAGTTATTTGAGCAAGAAGCCCACCGTCTGGAACTGTTAGGTACCCATCCGCAAATTCCAGCCCTGCTTGCCTACTTTACCCAGGAAGGCCACTCCTATCTCATCCAAGAGTTTATCGCTGGCCAAACCCTGACCCAACGCCAACAGCAGCAAGGCGTTTTCACCGAGCCTCAGGTGCGATCGCTTCTCCACAGCCTCCTACCGGTCTTGCAGTTTGTCCACGCCCACCAGGTTATTCACCGCGATATCAAACCCGATAATATCATCTGGCGAGAAGTCGAGGGAACAGGGCCGTCAGGTTGGGGTAGCCTCTCTTCAAGCCCAGCGCGATCGCCCCGACCTGATCTAGTCCTCGTAGACTTTGGGGCGTCGGGCCTTGCCCGATCAACGCCGCGGACCGGCACCAAGATCTATAGCCTGGGTTACAGTGCACCGGAGCAAGAAAGCGGCAAAGCCTGTTTTGCCAGCGATTTGTATAGTTTAGGTGTTACCTGCATCACCCTACTGACAGGCTGCACCAATCCCCTCGACCTTTACTCCTACAGTGACGCTACCTGGATCTGGCAGGAGGCTCTCCAGGGGAATCCCGTGAGTGATCGCCTAGCCCACCTGCTGAATCGCCTAATTGCCAAACCCATTAACCAGCGGTATCCCACCGTTGAGGCCGTGTTACAGGATCTGGTCCATCCGGCAGTGGCCCTCAGCCTCTCCCAGGCTAACTCTAGGGCAAAATCGCCGTCAACCGCCTCCCTAACTGTTCCCCACAGGGGCAGACATCCTAACCGTATCGGGGGGCAACCGCACAGCGGGGGGCAATCGCACGGGGCTTACCCCCCAGCGGCCTCACCAAACGGTGTCCAACCCCAGGTGGGGACCTACCAATGGCTCGAGTGTTCACAGTTTGAAGTTGTCACCGTTGATCACCAGGGCCAGATCGTCGATCGGCGGCAACACCAGGCCCGCTACTTCCGCGAACCCCTGGCCGCAGGAGTTGATCTAGAGATGGTCGAAATTCCGGGCGGGCGTTTTCTGATGGGGGCGACTGTCACCACGAGCAGTGAGAACGCCGCCTTACCCCGCCATTGGGTAACGGTGCCGTCCTTTTTCATGGGGCGTTTCCCCATCACCCAGGCCCAGTGGAAAGCCCTTATGCCTAACAATCCCGCCTGGTTTCGGCAGGCGGATCATCCTGTGGAGGAGGTGTCATGGTGGGAAGCGGTGGAATTTTGCCAGCGCTTATCGGCCAAAACTGGACGGCTGTATCGCTTACCCAGTGAAGCCGAGTGGGAATATGCCTGTCGAGCGGGGACAACTACCCCCTTCCACTTTGGCGAGCAGATCACCACGAAATTGGCCAATTGCTGTGGAGCCTTTAGTTACGATCCGGAACTGCGCGGGCAATGCTGTACCCAAACGACGCCCGTCGGCAGCTATCCCCCCAACGCCTTTGGTTTGTATGACATGCACGGCAACGTCAGCGAGTGGTGTCAGGATACGTGGCATCCCAGTTATGAGGGGGCACCCACCCAGGGAGAAGCGTGGATAGACAAGAGTGTAGAGCATCCCTATCGGGTCCTGCGGGGGGGCGCCTGGAATGCCTACGCCCGTCAGTGTCGATCGAGCAGTCGAAATCGCAATATCGAAACCTTTCGCGGTAACTTCGTTGGCTTTCGGGTTGTCTGTTCTTAA
- a CDS encoding 2Fe-2S iron-sulfur cluster-binding protein — MSVQVHFLPNQVTIAAEPGEPLLTVAERAGVTIPTGCLMGSCHACEVDLEAGADCESICACITAVPNGPTDITINLYADPTWS; from the coding sequence ATGTCGGTACAAGTTCACTTTTTACCCAATCAGGTGACGATTGCGGCGGAACCGGGCGAACCGTTACTTACTGTCGCCGAGCGGGCGGGGGTGACAATTCCCACCGGTTGTTTGATGGGTTCCTGTCATGCCTGTGAAGTGGATCTCGAAGCCGGGGCAGACTGTGAATCGATTTGTGCCTGCATTACCGCTGTCCCCAACGGTCCCACCGACATTACCATCAACCTCTATGCCGATCCCACCTGGTCGTGA